One window of the Methanocaldococcus vulcanius M7 genome contains the following:
- a CDS encoding DNA-directed RNA polymerase subunit L: protein MEVRILERKDNLIEVELINEDHSLPNLLKNILLTKKGVKMASYSIDHPLLHPETGRYISNPKMTIITEEGTDPLEVLKESLKDVINLCDTLLDELNKE, encoded by the coding sequence ATGGAAGTCAGAATATTAGAGAGAAAAGATAATTTAATAGAAGTTGAGCTTATAAACGAAGATCACTCCCTTCCAAATCTTTTAAAAAATATTTTACTAACAAAAAAAGGAGTAAAAATGGCCTCATACTCAATAGATCATCCTCTACTCCACCCTGAAACTGGGAGATACATCTCAAATCCAAAAATGACCATAATTACAGAAGAAGGGACAGATCCTTTAGAGGTCTTAAAAGAAAGTTTAAAAGATGTTATTAACCTGTGCGACACATTATTGGATGAACTAAATAAAGAATAA